The proteins below come from a single Tachysurus fulvidraco isolate hzauxx_2018 chromosome 13, HZAU_PFXX_2.0, whole genome shotgun sequence genomic window:
- the irf8 gene encoding interferon regulatory factor 8 isoform X3: MNPGGRRLKQWLIEQINSTIYSGLLWEDEAHSMFRIPWKHAGKQDYNQEVDASIFKAWAVFKGKFKEGDKAEPATWKTRLRCALNKSPDFEEVTDRSQLDISEPYKVYRIVPEEEQKLGKNITTLNVTCSTDSVDMECSSADLDQLIKEVSNDEYTGIIKRSHSPMDEDCNVQSPQEVWQQSSPNGLPIHLEASPINSFNAGFAQMMICFYYGGKPMGHTVTNHSDGCRISPCQTPALPYSSDSLQTVRFPPVELIENERQRYVTRKLFGHLERGVLLRANREGIFIKRLCQSRVFWSGQDSQYGSGVSKLERDAVVKIFDNNRFLHALQMYQDNQYPAPDTTVSLCFGEEFADFSTAKNKLIIVQITSVKCQQLLDTVTAHRAQFSSNLEISEELPGDQMARIYQDICNYSVPQRPPCYRDNLPIIA, translated from the exons ATGAATCCAGGAGGACGGAGACTGAAGCAGTGGCTCATAGAGCAGATTAACAGTACTATTTATTCAGGTTTGTTGTGGGAAGATGAAGCTCACTCCATGTTTCGCATCCCATGGAAACACGCCGGGAAACAGGACTATAACCAAGAGGTGGATGCTTCCATCTTCAAA GCTTGGGCGGTGTTTAAGGGAAAGTTTAAGGAAGGGGATAAAGCTGAACCGGCGACATGGAAGACCAGACTGCGATGCGCACTGAATAAAAGTCCAGACTTCGAGGAAGTAACAGATCGCTCGCAGCTGGACATCTCTGAACCGTACAAGGTGTACAGGATCGTCCCTGAGGAAGAGCAGAAGT TAGGTAAAAACATCACCACCTTGAATGTGACCTGCTCCACTGACAGCGTGGATATGGAGTGCAGTTCAGCAGACCTGGATCAACTCATCAAAGAG GTATCTAATGACGAATACACAGGCATTATCAAGAGAAGCCATTCTCCTATGGATGAGGACTGCAACGTTCAGTCACCTCAGGAGGTCTGGCAGCAGAGTTCTCCTAACG gtcttccgaTTCATCTGGAAGCATCACCAATAAACTCATTTAACGCTG gtttTGCACAGATGATGATCTGTTTCTATTATGGAGGAAAGCCCATGGGCCACACGGTGACCAATCACAGCGATGGCTGTCGGATCTCACCCTGCCAGACCCCCGCGCTGCCTTACAGCTCTGACAGCCTGCAGACCGTACGCTTCCCGCCCGTGGAACTCATCGAGAACGAGCGCCAGCGTTATGTCACCCGCAAGCTGTTCGGGCACCTGGAGCGTGGCGTTCTTCTGCGTGCCAACCGTGAGGGCATCTTCATCAAACGCTTGTGTCAGAGCCGAGTGTTCTGGAGTGGCCAGGACTCCCAGTACGGCTCTGGTGTCAGCAAACTGGAGAGAGACGCCGTAGTCAAGATCTTTGACAACAACAGGTTTTTGCATG CACTGCAGATGTATCAGGATAATCAGTACCCGGCTCCGGACACCACGGTTTCGCTCTGTTTTGGAGAAGAGTTTGCTGACTTCAGCACTGCGAAGAACAAGCTAATCATTGTGCAG ATCACGTCTGTGAAATGTCAGCAGCTGCTGGACACAGTGACGGCTCACCGAGCTCAGTTCAGTAGCAACCTGGAGATCTCAGAGGAGCTTCCCGGAGATCAGATGGCTCGCATTTATCAGGACATTTGCAACTATTCTGTTCCTCAGAGACCCCCCTGCTACAGAGACAACCTTCCCATCATCGCCTGA
- the irf8 gene encoding interferon regulatory factor 8 isoform X4 produces MNPGGRRLKQWLIEQINSTIYSGLLWEDEAHSMFRIPWKHAGKQDYNQEVDASIFKAWAVFKGKFKEGDKAEPATWKTRLRCALNKSPDFEEVTDRSQLDISEPYKVYRIVPEEEQKCKNITTLNVTCSTDSVDMECSSADLDQLIKEVSNDEYTGIIKRSHSPMDEDCNVQSPQEVWQQSSPNGLPIHLEASPINSFNAGFAQMMICFYYGGKPMGHTVTNHSDGCRISPCQTPALPYSSDSLQTVRFPPVELIENERQRYVTRKLFGHLERGVLLRANREGIFIKRLCQSRVFWSGQDSQYGSGVSKLERDAVVKIFDNNRFLHALQMYQDNQYPAPDTTVSLCFGEEFADFSTAKNKLIIVQITSVKCQQLLDTVTAHRAQFSSNLEISEELPGDQMARIYQDICNYSVPQRPPCYRDNLPIIA; encoded by the exons ATGAATCCAGGAGGACGGAGACTGAAGCAGTGGCTCATAGAGCAGATTAACAGTACTATTTATTCAGGTTTGTTGTGGGAAGATGAAGCTCACTCCATGTTTCGCATCCCATGGAAACACGCCGGGAAACAGGACTATAACCAAGAGGTGGATGCTTCCATCTTCAAA GCTTGGGCGGTGTTTAAGGGAAAGTTTAAGGAAGGGGATAAAGCTGAACCGGCGACATGGAAGACCAGACTGCGATGCGCACTGAATAAAAGTCCAGACTTCGAGGAAGTAACAGATCGCTCGCAGCTGGACATCTCTGAACCGTACAAGGTGTACAGGATCGTCCCTGAGGAAGAGCAGAAGT GTAAAAACATCACCACCTTGAATGTGACCTGCTCCACTGACAGCGTGGATATGGAGTGCAGTTCAGCAGACCTGGATCAACTCATCAAAGAG GTATCTAATGACGAATACACAGGCATTATCAAGAGAAGCCATTCTCCTATGGATGAGGACTGCAACGTTCAGTCACCTCAGGAGGTCTGGCAGCAGAGTTCTCCTAACG gtcttccgaTTCATCTGGAAGCATCACCAATAAACTCATTTAACGCTG gtttTGCACAGATGATGATCTGTTTCTATTATGGAGGAAAGCCCATGGGCCACACGGTGACCAATCACAGCGATGGCTGTCGGATCTCACCCTGCCAGACCCCCGCGCTGCCTTACAGCTCTGACAGCCTGCAGACCGTACGCTTCCCGCCCGTGGAACTCATCGAGAACGAGCGCCAGCGTTATGTCACCCGCAAGCTGTTCGGGCACCTGGAGCGTGGCGTTCTTCTGCGTGCCAACCGTGAGGGCATCTTCATCAAACGCTTGTGTCAGAGCCGAGTGTTCTGGAGTGGCCAGGACTCCCAGTACGGCTCTGGTGTCAGCAAACTGGAGAGAGACGCCGTAGTCAAGATCTTTGACAACAACAGGTTTTTGCATG CACTGCAGATGTATCAGGATAATCAGTACCCGGCTCCGGACACCACGGTTTCGCTCTGTTTTGGAGAAGAGTTTGCTGACTTCAGCACTGCGAAGAACAAGCTAATCATTGTGCAG ATCACGTCTGTGAAATGTCAGCAGCTGCTGGACACAGTGACGGCTCACCGAGCTCAGTTCAGTAGCAACCTGGAGATCTCAGAGGAGCTTCCCGGAGATCAGATGGCTCGCATTTATCAGGACATTTGCAACTATTCTGTTCCTCAGAGACCCCCCTGCTACAGAGACAACCTTCCCATCATCGCCTGA
- the dusp22a gene encoding dual specificity protein phosphatase 22-A, whose product MGNGMNKVIDGLYLGNIQDSENRESLSKHGITHILSVYNNPKPVLEDMTYLCIHAADASNQNLLQHFKECIRFIHECRLNGGACLVHCLAGVSRSTTMVVAYLMTVTTYDWEECLSAVKAVRSFVGPNSGFQQQLQQFQRTQVSEYRGWLRTSYRPSPFKEQEQVSSLLVLYAEQQAQERQRREHQDWMNQASGVYGLPYSRCNR is encoded by the exons ATGGGGAACGGAATGAACAAG GTTATTGATGGTCTCTATTTAGGAAATATACAAG ACTCAGAGAACCGCGAAAGTCTTTCTAAGCACGGTATCACTCACATCCTCTCCGTGTACAACAACCCTAAACCAGTACTAGAG GACATGACGTACCTTTGCATCCATGCAGCAGATGCTTCTAATCAAAACTT attacAGCATTTTAAAGAGTGCATCCGCTTCATCCACGAGTGTCGGCTTAACGGAGGGGCGTGTCTGGTTCACTG CTTAGCTGGAGTGTCGCGCAGCACCACAATGGTGGTGGCCTACCTGATGACCGTCACCACCTACGACTGGGAGGAGTGTCTGTCTGCGGTTAAGGCTGTGAGATCGTTTGTGGGTCCTAACTCTGGGTTCCAGCAACAACTACAGCAGTTCCAGAGGACGCAAGTTTCAGAG TATCGTGGATGGCTCCGGACCAGCTACAGGCCCAGTCCATTTAAAGAGCAAGAGCAGGTTTCGTCTTTACTCGTCCTCTACGCAGAGCAGCAGGCGCAGGAACGACAGAGACGAGAGCATCAGGACTGGATGAACCAGGCATCTGGAGTGTACGGTCTTCCTTACAGTCGCTGTAACAGATGA
- the irf8 gene encoding interferon regulatory factor 8 isoform X2 → MNPGGRRLKQWLIEQINSTIYSGLLWEDEAHSMFRIPWKHAGKQDYNQEVDASIFKAWAVFKGKFKEGDKAEPATWKTRLRCALNKSPDFEEVTDRSQLDISEPYKVYRIVPEEEQKCKNITTLNVTCSTDSVDMECSSADLDQLIKEVRSSQVSNDEYTGIIKRSHSPMDEDCNVQSPQEVWQQSSPNGLPIHLEASPINSFNAGFAQMMICFYYGGKPMGHTVTNHSDGCRISPCQTPALPYSSDSLQTVRFPPVELIENERQRYVTRKLFGHLERGVLLRANREGIFIKRLCQSRVFWSGQDSQYGSGVSKLERDAVVKIFDNNRFLHALQMYQDNQYPAPDTTVSLCFGEEFADFSTAKNKLIIVQITSVKCQQLLDTVTAHRAQFSSNLEISEELPGDQMARIYQDICNYSVPQRPPCYRDNLPIIA, encoded by the exons ATGAATCCAGGAGGACGGAGACTGAAGCAGTGGCTCATAGAGCAGATTAACAGTACTATTTATTCAGGTTTGTTGTGGGAAGATGAAGCTCACTCCATGTTTCGCATCCCATGGAAACACGCCGGGAAACAGGACTATAACCAAGAGGTGGATGCTTCCATCTTCAAA GCTTGGGCGGTGTTTAAGGGAAAGTTTAAGGAAGGGGATAAAGCTGAACCGGCGACATGGAAGACCAGACTGCGATGCGCACTGAATAAAAGTCCAGACTTCGAGGAAGTAACAGATCGCTCGCAGCTGGACATCTCTGAACCGTACAAGGTGTACAGGATCGTCCCTGAGGAAGAGCAGAAGT GTAAAAACATCACCACCTTGAATGTGACCTGCTCCACTGACAGCGTGGATATGGAGTGCAGTTCAGCAGACCTGGATCAACTCATCAAAGAGGTGAGAAGCTCTCAG GTATCTAATGACGAATACACAGGCATTATCAAGAGAAGCCATTCTCCTATGGATGAGGACTGCAACGTTCAGTCACCTCAGGAGGTCTGGCAGCAGAGTTCTCCTAACG gtcttccgaTTCATCTGGAAGCATCACCAATAAACTCATTTAACGCTG gtttTGCACAGATGATGATCTGTTTCTATTATGGAGGAAAGCCCATGGGCCACACGGTGACCAATCACAGCGATGGCTGTCGGATCTCACCCTGCCAGACCCCCGCGCTGCCTTACAGCTCTGACAGCCTGCAGACCGTACGCTTCCCGCCCGTGGAACTCATCGAGAACGAGCGCCAGCGTTATGTCACCCGCAAGCTGTTCGGGCACCTGGAGCGTGGCGTTCTTCTGCGTGCCAACCGTGAGGGCATCTTCATCAAACGCTTGTGTCAGAGCCGAGTGTTCTGGAGTGGCCAGGACTCCCAGTACGGCTCTGGTGTCAGCAAACTGGAGAGAGACGCCGTAGTCAAGATCTTTGACAACAACAGGTTTTTGCATG CACTGCAGATGTATCAGGATAATCAGTACCCGGCTCCGGACACCACGGTTTCGCTCTGTTTTGGAGAAGAGTTTGCTGACTTCAGCACTGCGAAGAACAAGCTAATCATTGTGCAG ATCACGTCTGTGAAATGTCAGCAGCTGCTGGACACAGTGACGGCTCACCGAGCTCAGTTCAGTAGCAACCTGGAGATCTCAGAGGAGCTTCCCGGAGATCAGATGGCTCGCATTTATCAGGACATTTGCAACTATTCTGTTCCTCAGAGACCCCCCTGCTACAGAGACAACCTTCCCATCATCGCCTGA
- the irf8 gene encoding interferon regulatory factor 8 isoform X1, with amino-acid sequence MNPGGRRLKQWLIEQINSTIYSGLLWEDEAHSMFRIPWKHAGKQDYNQEVDASIFKAWAVFKGKFKEGDKAEPATWKTRLRCALNKSPDFEEVTDRSQLDISEPYKVYRIVPEEEQKLGKNITTLNVTCSTDSVDMECSSADLDQLIKEVRSSQVSNDEYTGIIKRSHSPMDEDCNVQSPQEVWQQSSPNGLPIHLEASPINSFNAGFAQMMICFYYGGKPMGHTVTNHSDGCRISPCQTPALPYSSDSLQTVRFPPVELIENERQRYVTRKLFGHLERGVLLRANREGIFIKRLCQSRVFWSGQDSQYGSGVSKLERDAVVKIFDNNRFLHALQMYQDNQYPAPDTTVSLCFGEEFADFSTAKNKLIIVQITSVKCQQLLDTVTAHRAQFSSNLEISEELPGDQMARIYQDICNYSVPQRPPCYRDNLPIIA; translated from the exons ATGAATCCAGGAGGACGGAGACTGAAGCAGTGGCTCATAGAGCAGATTAACAGTACTATTTATTCAGGTTTGTTGTGGGAAGATGAAGCTCACTCCATGTTTCGCATCCCATGGAAACACGCCGGGAAACAGGACTATAACCAAGAGGTGGATGCTTCCATCTTCAAA GCTTGGGCGGTGTTTAAGGGAAAGTTTAAGGAAGGGGATAAAGCTGAACCGGCGACATGGAAGACCAGACTGCGATGCGCACTGAATAAAAGTCCAGACTTCGAGGAAGTAACAGATCGCTCGCAGCTGGACATCTCTGAACCGTACAAGGTGTACAGGATCGTCCCTGAGGAAGAGCAGAAGT TAGGTAAAAACATCACCACCTTGAATGTGACCTGCTCCACTGACAGCGTGGATATGGAGTGCAGTTCAGCAGACCTGGATCAACTCATCAAAGAGGTGAGAAGCTCTCAG GTATCTAATGACGAATACACAGGCATTATCAAGAGAAGCCATTCTCCTATGGATGAGGACTGCAACGTTCAGTCACCTCAGGAGGTCTGGCAGCAGAGTTCTCCTAACG gtcttccgaTTCATCTGGAAGCATCACCAATAAACTCATTTAACGCTG gtttTGCACAGATGATGATCTGTTTCTATTATGGAGGAAAGCCCATGGGCCACACGGTGACCAATCACAGCGATGGCTGTCGGATCTCACCCTGCCAGACCCCCGCGCTGCCTTACAGCTCTGACAGCCTGCAGACCGTACGCTTCCCGCCCGTGGAACTCATCGAGAACGAGCGCCAGCGTTATGTCACCCGCAAGCTGTTCGGGCACCTGGAGCGTGGCGTTCTTCTGCGTGCCAACCGTGAGGGCATCTTCATCAAACGCTTGTGTCAGAGCCGAGTGTTCTGGAGTGGCCAGGACTCCCAGTACGGCTCTGGTGTCAGCAAACTGGAGAGAGACGCCGTAGTCAAGATCTTTGACAACAACAGGTTTTTGCATG CACTGCAGATGTATCAGGATAATCAGTACCCGGCTCCGGACACCACGGTTTCGCTCTGTTTTGGAGAAGAGTTTGCTGACTTCAGCACTGCGAAGAACAAGCTAATCATTGTGCAG ATCACGTCTGTGAAATGTCAGCAGCTGCTGGACACAGTGACGGCTCACCGAGCTCAGTTCAGTAGCAACCTGGAGATCTCAGAGGAGCTTCCCGGAGATCAGATGGCTCGCATTTATCAGGACATTTGCAACTATTCTGTTCCTCAGAGACCCCCCTGCTACAGAGACAACCTTCCCATCATCGCCTGA